A genomic window from Streptococcus sanguinis includes:
- a CDS encoding CoF synthetase: MIRLRERSRFCMKLGTFLKTFSVMRWGNRFKNRQALEHYQVKALAAYREFLQQESPYFKSGIPADFKMNKAFMMEHFNELNTQGLDRDELLALALESERTRDFSPMIGEIAVGLSSGTSGHRGLFVTTEKERSMWAAAILAKMLPKGKLFGHKIAFFLRADNQLYQTVNSGLISLEYFDTFQGAEEHVERLNAYQPTILVAPASMLLELAKQVQAGNLKIAPSKVVSVAEILEEPDRQRIQAGFGLKKVDQVYQATEGFLACSCSYGNLHLNEDIVHVDKHYLDDRRFYPIITDFKRTSQPIFQYELNDILVENPEPCPCGSVFTRIDRIEGRSDDIFIFENAAGQSVEVFPDFIRRCLLLVDGIGEYQVAQKQDHSLTIAIEHRSQQRENELVQQFQNLATDKDFLMPAISFEDYQRDRSRKLKRIYRA, encoded by the coding sequence ATGATCCGGCTGAGAGAGCGGAGCAGATTTTGTATGAAACTAGGAACATTTCTAAAAACCTTTAGCGTCATGCGCTGGGGGAATCGATTTAAAAATCGACAGGCCCTGGAACACTATCAAGTCAAGGCTTTAGCAGCCTATCGGGAATTTCTGCAGCAGGAATCGCCTTATTTCAAATCAGGTATTCCAGCAGATTTTAAGATGAATAAGGCCTTTATGATGGAGCATTTCAATGAGCTCAATACTCAAGGGCTGGATCGTGATGAGTTGTTAGCCTTGGCACTGGAGAGCGAGCGGACACGTGATTTTAGTCCCATGATAGGAGAGATTGCTGTCGGCCTGTCTTCAGGGACATCTGGTCACCGAGGCTTGTTTGTCACCACTGAAAAGGAGCGCAGTATGTGGGCGGCAGCCATCTTGGCTAAGATGCTGCCTAAAGGTAAACTTTTTGGTCACAAAATAGCCTTCTTTCTTCGGGCAGACAACCAGCTCTATCAGACTGTCAATTCAGGCTTGATTTCTCTGGAGTATTTTGATACTTTTCAGGGAGCCGAAGAGCATGTAGAGCGTTTGAATGCTTACCAGCCGACAATTTTGGTAGCGCCAGCATCAATGCTCTTGGAGCTGGCTAAACAAGTCCAGGCAGGAAATTTGAAAATTGCCCCTAGCAAAGTCGTATCGGTGGCAGAGATTTTAGAAGAGCCAGATCGGCAGAGGATTCAAGCAGGATTTGGTCTGAAAAAGGTGGATCAGGTCTACCAAGCGACCGAGGGCTTCCTAGCCTGTAGCTGTTCCTACGGGAATCTTCATCTAAACGAAGACATTGTCCATGTAGATAAGCACTACTTGGATGATAGGCGCTTTTATCCAATAATTACGGATTTCAAGCGGACTTCTCAGCCAATTTTTCAATATGAGTTGAATGATATCTTGGTGGAAAATCCTGAACCTTGCCCCTGCGGTTCGGTCTTTACACGGATTGACAGGATTGAGGGGCGCTCGGATGATATTTTCATTTTTGAAAATGCTGCAGGTCAGTCGGTGGAGGTCTTTCCAGACTTTATTCGCCGCTGCCTGCTCTTAGTTGATGGGATTGGAGAATACCAGGTAGCTCAGAAGCAGGACCATTCGCTGACCATTGCTATCGAACATCGTAGTCAGCAGCGAGAAAACGAGCTTGTCCAGCAGTTTCAAAACTTAGCGACTGATAAAGACTTTCTTATGCCGGCTATTTCTTTTGAAGATTATCAGCGGGACAGAAGCCGTAAGTTGAAACGCATCTATCGGGCTTAA
- a CDS encoding polyphosphate polymerase domain-containing protein: MAEKFFKNHFQRFETKYIISKETLLDLLLEFEGYLVEDERAYSTINNLYYDTPSYQLIRESLENPCFDEKVRLRTYQENPTEDSQVFLEIKKKTENLVTKRRLAADLLTAESYLDGDDSQLTDVQIDKEMAWLTQHFGHIQPMMYIGYNRYSMKGIEDERIRITFDHDLTYRPYDLSLLAGRHGDHLLPANHVIMEVKIPEACPLWLSEIMDRYQLSSSSFSKYGFAYKKANCISSK; encoded by the coding sequence ATGGCAGAAAAATTTTTTAAAAATCATTTTCAGCGCTTTGAAACCAAATACATCATTTCCAAGGAAACCTTGCTGGATCTATTGCTAGAGTTTGAAGGCTATCTGGTGGAGGATGAGCGAGCTTATTCGACCATTAACAATCTCTACTATGATACGCCGTCTTATCAGCTCATTCGTGAGTCCTTGGAAAATCCTTGCTTTGACGAGAAGGTGCGCTTGCGGACTTATCAAGAGAATCCGACCGAGGATAGTCAAGTCTTTTTAGAAATCAAGAAAAAGACTGAGAATTTGGTCACCAAACGCCGTCTTGCAGCAGATTTGCTGACAGCGGAATCCTATCTAGACGGTGATGACAGTCAGCTGACTGACGTTCAGATAGATAAGGAAATGGCCTGGTTGACCCAGCATTTTGGCCATATTCAGCCTATGATGTATATCGGCTACAATCGTTATTCGATGAAAGGGATTGAGGACGAGCGGATTCGGATTACCTTTGATCACGACCTGACCTACCGTCCTTATGATCTGAGTCTCTTGGCTGGTCGCCATGGAGATCATCTCCTGCCAGCCAACCACGTGATTATGGAAGTTAAGATTCCAGAAGCTTGTCCGCTATGGTTGAGCGAGATCATGGATCGCTACCAGCTGTCTTCGAGCTCTTTCTCCAAATACGGCTTTGCTTACAAAAAGGCAAACTGTATCAGCAGCAAATAA
- a CDS encoding MBL fold metallo-hydrolase codes for MKGLQNMSNIIEKIEYLQPGRCSSHLQQMFKGVAKKKMIFPAGVFLLKHREKGYILYDTGYSPDILKPNFKYWLYGLGTPVDMSEEERVDRLLEKKGISPEDISYVILSHLHPDHIGGAAFFSKARFILTKAVFKTYQHAKLKDLIFKEFLPQDFESRLEVVEPQQVQAAFLYRKTVDLFGDGSIYLASVDGHAAGQACLFLPDYHLFIGADLCWGVDLLPYTEQMRFLPSLIQDSKEEYMAGVALLRQLLAVGYQVLVSHDPAERAEQILYETRNISKNL; via the coding sequence GTGAAGGGATTGCAAAATATGTCCAACATTATCGAGAAAATTGAGTATCTTCAGCCTGGGCGCTGCAGCAGTCACTTGCAACAGATGTTTAAGGGAGTTGCCAAGAAAAAAATGATTTTTCCAGCTGGTGTTTTCCTCTTGAAGCATCGTGAGAAAGGCTATATTCTCTACGACACTGGCTATTCTCCGGATATTCTGAAGCCAAATTTCAAATACTGGCTTTATGGTCTGGGAACGCCTGTTGATATGTCAGAAGAGGAGCGTGTAGATCGTCTGCTTGAGAAAAAAGGAATTTCGCCAGAAGATATTTCTTATGTCATCTTGTCGCACTTGCATCCAGATCACATTGGCGGAGCCGCTTTTTTTTCCAAGGCCCGCTTCATTCTGACCAAGGCCGTTTTCAAAACTTATCAGCATGCCAAGCTTAAGGATTTGATTTTCAAGGAATTTCTTCCGCAGGATTTTGAGAGTCGGTTGGAAGTGGTGGAACCTCAGCAGGTCCAAGCAGCATTCCTCTATCGCAAGACAGTTGATTTGTTTGGGGATGGCAGTATATATCTGGCCTCAGTTGATGGCCACGCCGCTGGTCAAGCTTGTCTCTTTTTGCCAGATTATCATCTGTTTATCGGAGCTGATTTGTGCTGGGGCGTGGATCTGTTGCCTTATACGGAGCAGATGCGTTTCTTGCCGTCACTGATTCAGGATAGCAAGGAAGAATACATGGCTGGTGTGGCCTTGCTGCGGCAGTTGCTTGCTGTTGGCTATCAGGTGCTAGTCAGTCATGATCCGGCTGAGAGAGCGGAGCAGATTTTGTATGAAACTAGGAACATTTCTAAAAACCTTTAG
- a CDS encoding DUF4947 domain-containing protein, which yields MLSACRLFLPQRSNRPAQSSATKNLDKKDSSNKSKSSDSKKSETKESSSSSSSEHQEDGKEPEKTTDGLPEDADHAKKDKIYATGNTKVYYQSYESGGFEAQIPEFKGYTQEKVKSILSEPEKISTDLASEYEAFQDKELENLKRLAQEQKISTEQARAFLAGAVDIAQASRLQNTYTIYSYKNEQISIIFSQEGELLYVTPDPDYLYFK from the coding sequence CTGCTATCAGCCTGCCGTTTATTTTTGCCACAAAGGTCAAATCGTCCAGCTCAGTCTTCTGCGACTAAAAACCTAGACAAGAAAGATAGTTCCAACAAGTCTAAAAGTTCTGACAGCAAGAAATCTGAAACAAAGGAATCTTCATCTTCCAGCAGCTCTGAACATCAAGAGGACGGAAAAGAACCAGAAAAAACCACAGATGGTCTTCCAGAAGATGCCGATCATGCTAAGAAAGACAAGATTTATGCGACTGGCAATACCAAGGTTTATTACCAATCCTATGAATCAGGCGGTTTTGAAGCTCAAATTCCTGAATTTAAAGGATATACCCAAGAAAAAGTTAAAAGTATTCTCAGTGAACCAGAAAAAATAAGCACCGATCTTGCTTCTGAATATGAAGCCTTCCAAGACAAAGAATTAGAAAATCTTAAAAGACTGGCTCAGGAGCAAAAAATAAGTACCGAACAAGCGCGTGCTTTCTTAGCAGGTGCAGTTGACATTGCTCAAGCATCAAGATTACAAAACACCTACACAATTTACTCTTATAAAAATGAGCAAATTTCTATTATCTTCTCGCAAGAGGGCGAGCTACTTTACGTCACTCCTGACCCTGACTATCTCTACTTCAAATAA
- a CDS encoding LD-carboxypeptidase translates to MKKLTPGMHIRVVSPSSSIERLGGFEANLAAKERLEKLGFTVSFSEHYLENDILGSASIESRVADIHAAFADDSVDAILATIGGFNCNELLPYLDFELIARNPKIFCGYSDTTALLNAIYSKTGIKTYMGPSYSSFKMEALQDYQTESWLKAVSQTSYELTPSEKWGDNAWYLPDATLTFHETEWKVYHHGQAQATAIGGNLSTFSLLRGTPYAPTDENYVLFVEEAEEDDYVEFDRNLAALLQAYPNPQALLIGRFPKECQMTEELLLYILGKHPILKQIPVLYDLDFAHTQPLFTITIGAQVTVDTEKLSIRIDE, encoded by the coding sequence ATGAAAAAACTCACACCTGGTATGCACATTCGGGTCGTCAGTCCCTCGTCGTCAATCGAACGCCTTGGTGGCTTTGAGGCCAATCTAGCCGCCAAGGAGCGCTTGGAAAAGCTAGGATTTACCGTGTCTTTTTCGGAACATTATCTGGAAAATGATATACTAGGCTCTGCCTCCATCGAAAGCCGAGTGGCAGACATCCATGCTGCCTTCGCAGATGACTCCGTTGATGCTATTCTGGCCACTATCGGCGGTTTCAACTGCAATGAGCTCCTGCCCTATCTGGACTTTGAATTGATTGCTAGAAATCCTAAGATTTTCTGCGGCTACTCAGATACGACTGCCTTGCTCAACGCTATCTATAGTAAGACTGGTATAAAAACCTACATGGGACCGTCCTACTCTAGCTTTAAGATGGAAGCCTTACAGGACTATCAGACCGAGAGCTGGCTCAAGGCTGTCAGCCAGACTTCTTATGAATTGACTCCTAGTGAAAAATGGGGCGACAATGCTTGGTATCTGCCCGATGCGACACTTACTTTTCATGAAACAGAGTGGAAGGTCTATCATCACGGACAAGCCCAAGCCACTGCTATCGGTGGCAATCTCTCCACCTTCTCACTCCTGCGCGGCACGCCCTATGCCCCGACAGATGAAAACTATGTCCTCTTTGTTGAAGAGGCAGAGGAAGATGATTATGTGGAATTTGACCGCAATCTAGCTGCCCTCCTTCAGGCCTATCCTAACCCACAGGCCCTTCTCATCGGCCGCTTTCCAAAAGAATGTCAGATGACAGAGGAACTGCTCCTTTATATCTTGGGCAAACATCCAATTCTCAAACAAATTCCTGTCCTCTATGACTTGGACTTTGCTCATACTCAACCACTCTTTACCATTACCATCGGTGCTCAAGTGACCGTGGATACGGAAAAATTATCTATCAGAATTGATGAATAG
- a CDS encoding carbohydrate-binding domain-containing protein, translating into MLTKRQTVSAANKIDRKRKMKQSKSTLKKIKLMIPLVLMTAVLGACSSNASSSTASSSTQTANATSTSQTKTNTSDYFASEDSDASYDESKATTISLSGSSAKTSGDGASVSGSTVTISEAGTYVVSGTSENVQIVVKAGDSDKVQIVLNGVTMSGTDAAILVENAGKTSLTLADGSQNTISDSSNHSNTDADAAIYSNSDLTLNGSGSLTVDGKYETAIKSEQTLRVTSGTYTLKAAKHGLSAASAINIKDATIDITATEDAIHADNDEDTSLGNLYIQSGTITINAGDDGLHASNIALIDGGTITVSKSVEALEGTNVTINGGKLDLYATDDGINAASDVTGADIFIKITGGDIKVEVGEGDTDAIDSNGDVIMSGGNLDITSTVSAFDFDGTATYTGGTITVNGESRTEITADGPGAGGPGGGGAPGGQGGFGGR; encoded by the coding sequence TTGCTTACAAAAAGGCAAACTGTATCAGCAGCAAATAAAATAGATAGGAAAAGAAAAATGAAACAATCAAAATCAACCCTTAAAAAAATTAAATTGATGATCCCACTGGTCTTGATGACAGCAGTGCTGGGAGCATGCAGTTCAAACGCCAGCAGCTCTACAGCTTCAAGCAGCACCCAGACTGCTAATGCTACAAGCACCAGTCAGACCAAGACCAATACTTCTGATTACTTTGCCTCAGAGGACTCAGACGCTTCTTATGATGAGTCTAAGGCGACGACTATCAGCCTGAGTGGATCCAGTGCTAAGACCTCTGGTGACGGCGCTAGTGTCTCCGGCTCTACCGTGACAATCTCCGAGGCTGGGACCTATGTCGTTTCTGGAACGAGTGAAAATGTGCAGATTGTCGTCAAAGCAGGTGATAGCGACAAGGTTCAAATCGTCCTAAATGGTGTAACCATGAGCGGGACAGACGCAGCTATCCTAGTAGAAAATGCGGGTAAAACAAGCCTGACTCTGGCTGACGGCAGCCAAAATACAATCTCAGACTCATCAAATCACAGTAATACGGATGCAGATGCTGCAATCTATAGTAACTCTGATCTGACTCTCAACGGCTCTGGAAGCCTGACAGTTGATGGTAAGTATGAAACAGCGATTAAGTCTGAGCAGACTTTGCGGGTGACAAGTGGTACCTATACGCTCAAGGCAGCTAAGCATGGTCTGTCAGCAGCTTCAGCCATTAATATCAAGGACGCTACTATCGATATCACAGCGACAGAAGATGCCATCCACGCGGACAATGATGAAGATACTTCTCTGGGAAATCTCTATATCCAATCAGGTACCATCACGATTAATGCTGGTGATGATGGTCTGCACGCTAGCAATATCGCTTTGATTGATGGTGGGACGATTACGGTTTCCAAGAGTGTAGAAGCTCTGGAAGGAACCAATGTTACCATTAACGGAGGTAAGCTGGATCTTTATGCGACAGATGATGGTATCAATGCAGCTAGTGATGTAACTGGAGCTGATATCTTTATCAAGATTACCGGTGGCGATATCAAGGTCGAGGTCGGTGAAGGCGATACCGATGCTATTGACTCTAACGGCGATGTCATCATGTCAGGAGGAAACTTAGACATTACTTCTACGGTATCTGCCTTTGACTTTGACGGAACGGCTACCTATACTGGCGGTACCATCACGGTCAATGGTGAAAGCCGAACAGAAATCACAGCTGACGGACCTGGCGCTGGTGGACCTGGTGGCGGCGGTGCCCCAGGCGGCCAAGGCGGTTTTGGTGGACGATAA
- a CDS encoding TetR/AcrR family transcriptional regulator has product MLESNKRRKTKAIIERAMVTLLHKQSFDHITTVQLAQAAGISRSSFYTHYKDKYDMIERYQQNLFHQLGYIFENNQEDIKTAITEVFQFLQQEPLLAALLTENGTKEIQNFLRHKLQVMLADSLQDRFSNRIYNHFEKEYSRVFLANAFFGVCQMWIARGKKESPEQIAEFLLKMI; this is encoded by the coding sequence ATGTTAGAAAGCAATAAGCGCCGAAAAACCAAGGCTATTATTGAAAGAGCCATGGTTACACTACTGCATAAGCAGTCCTTCGACCATATCACTACTGTCCAGCTAGCTCAAGCTGCTGGCATCAGCCGTAGTAGTTTTTATACTCACTACAAGGACAAGTACGATATGATTGAACGTTATCAGCAAAACCTCTTTCATCAGTTGGGGTATATTTTTGAGAATAATCAAGAAGATATCAAAACTGCGATTACGGAGGTCTTTCAGTTCCTCCAGCAAGAACCGCTCTTAGCCGCCCTTTTAACGGAAAACGGTACGAAAGAGATTCAAAATTTCTTGCGCCACAAGCTGCAGGTGATGCTGGCTGATAGCCTTCAGGATCGCTTTAGCAATCGCATTTACAATCATTTTGAAAAAGAATACAGCCGGGTCTTTCTGGCTAATGCCTTCTTTGGTGTCTGCCAGATGTGGATTGCTAGAGGAAAAAAAGAAAGTCCTGAACAAATAGCAGAATTTCTTTTAAAAATGATATAA
- a CDS encoding ketoacyl-ACP synthase III, giving the protein MTAVKNHIKIVGYGTHLPRNTVTFKDQTRYRVVENEETQLSMAVKAIEKALQQAGLTIKDIDCIVSASAVGVQPIPCTAALIHELVAKGLSIPAMDINTTCTSFISALSLMSHLLEAGEYQRILIVSSEVGSLGLNPNQKESFELFSDGAAALIFEATEEERGVISSLQRTWSEGAHDTEIRGGLTSFQPKEYSDATKTHYMFDMNGKKILLLSARKIPEMFKEFKEKSGLSLSDLDYIIPHQASRALPMVMRSLGIPDDKYLNIVQDYGNMVSVAVPFSLCYALERNLVKEGDTIALMGTAAGMTVNMLAMKL; this is encoded by the coding sequence ATGACTGCAGTAAAGAATCATATAAAGATTGTTGGTTATGGTACGCATCTACCTAGAAATACTGTGACTTTTAAGGATCAGACCCGTTATCGAGTGGTGGAAAATGAAGAAACTCAGCTTTCCATGGCGGTCAAGGCGATTGAAAAAGCCCTGCAGCAAGCGGGCTTGACTATCAAAGACATTGATTGCATCGTGTCAGCCAGTGCGGTGGGTGTTCAGCCTATTCCCTGCACCGCTGCCCTGATTCATGAGTTGGTGGCTAAGGGCTTGTCCATTCCAGCCATGGATATCAATACGACCTGTACCAGCTTTATCTCAGCTTTGAGTCTCATGTCTCATTTGTTGGAGGCTGGTGAGTATCAAAGGATCCTCATCGTGTCCAGTGAGGTTGGAAGTCTGGGCCTCAATCCTAATCAGAAGGAAAGTTTTGAGTTGTTCAGTGATGGAGCGGCTGCTTTGATTTTTGAAGCAACAGAGGAAGAGAGAGGGGTTATCTCCAGCCTGCAACGGACCTGGTCTGAAGGAGCTCACGATACAGAGATTCGCGGTGGTCTGACATCTTTTCAGCCTAAGGAGTATTCGGATGCTACCAAGACTCACTACATGTTTGACATGAATGGTAAGAAGATTCTCTTGCTCTCTGCCAGAAAAATTCCAGAAATGTTTAAAGAATTTAAAGAAAAGAGTGGCCTCAGCCTATCTGACTTGGATTATATCATTCCGCATCAGGCCAGTCGTGCTCTGCCAATGGTCATGCGCAGCTTGGGTATTCCTGATGATAAATACCTTAATATTGTGCAAGACTATGGTAATATGGTGTCAGTAGCAGTGCCCTTTTCTCTCTGCTATGCTTTGGAGCGCAATCTAGTCAAGGAAGGAGACACCATCGCTCTGATGGGAACAGCGGCTGGTATGACAGTCAATATGCTGGCTATGAAATTATAA
- a CDS encoding DUF4097 domain-containing protein, producing MANIKLKKPLLSAAILACLFGGALTTISSITGGVNDLVNSAKSKVKLTKKEESFSDLSSLNINLTARNLVISESPDDKAHLTYYQSDGNYQIDGSSLGKITTSSENGNLNIKEDGAGSFHISAGIRSLLSLFDQESQEKRTVQLSLPKGTKLETFSGSSSLGDVTLSNLSAKNADFSLSNGSLTVNDSQFASGKFKNSLGEISFNNSQISSGKINASSGTITLSNSQFASGEIANSLGDVNLNSSKISDSTLKTSSGSLNSERLELAGTISITDQLGDINLNLVSGSLSQLSFDLKTDLGEIDIPSGMNVEHTKGDDVSDSAIRKVENPITTLTASAQSGSIKLSE from the coding sequence ATGGCTAACATCAAATTGAAAAAACCTCTTTTATCCGCAGCTATTTTAGCCTGCCTCTTTGGTGGAGCCCTGACAACTATCAGCTCCATTACAGGCGGTGTCAACGACTTGGTCAATTCTGCCAAAAGCAAGGTAAAACTAACGAAAAAAGAAGAAAGTTTCTCTGATCTTTCTTCCCTAAATATTAATTTAACAGCTAGAAACCTCGTCATCAGCGAATCTCCTGATGACAAGGCTCACTTGACCTATTACCAAAGCGATGGCAACTATCAGATTGATGGAAGCTCGCTTGGAAAAATCACGACAAGTTCTGAAAACGGAAACTTAAACATCAAGGAAGATGGTGCAGGCTCCTTCCACATAAGCGCTGGCATCCGCTCCTTACTCAGCTTATTTGACCAAGAATCTCAGGAAAAACGTACTGTGCAGCTTTCCCTGCCCAAGGGGACCAAGCTTGAGACATTCAGCGGCAGTTCGTCATTAGGAGATGTTACGCTGTCCAATCTATCAGCAAAAAATGCTGACTTCTCTCTATCCAATGGCTCGTTGACTGTGAATGATAGCCAATTCGCATCTGGTAAATTTAAGAACTCTCTGGGAGAGATTTCCTTTAATAACAGCCAGATTAGCTCTGGAAAAATCAATGCTTCTTCGGGTACCATCACTCTGAGCAACAGCCAGTTCGCATCGGGCGAAATAGCAAACTCTCTGGGAGATGTCAACCTAAACTCGAGCAAAATCTCCGACAGCACTCTGAAAACCTCAAGCGGCTCACTGAACTCCGAACGATTGGAATTAGCTGGTACAATCTCTATCACTGACCAACTTGGCGATATTAATCTGAACTTGGTTTCCGGCAGTTTGTCGCAGCTATCCTTTGATCTGAAAACAGATCTAGGTGAAATTGACATCCCTAGTGGTATGAATGTAGAGCACACCAAAGGCGATGATGTTAGCGACTCTGCCATCCGTAAAGTTGAAAATCCGATAACTACACTTACTGCCAGCGCCCAAAGCGGCAGCATTAAGCTCAGCGAATAA
- a CDS encoding YhgE/Pip domain-containing protein, protein MLREWKAILKKPTFIIVMLGVSLIPALYNVIFLSSMWDPYGKVSDLPVAVVNQDKAVTASGKTLSIGEDVVSSLKENKNLDFHFVSKEDAQNGLEKGDYYMVVTLPSDLSERAASILTDNPQQMKIDYQTSSGHSFIAGKMSDSAMASLKQTVAKNVTDTYTSAIFKNMGDLKTGLVKASDGAQQLASGSQQLGSGSQTIADNLRTLNQATSKLSSGAAQFNTGLQTYTGSVAQVSSGLGSLSNGINTYANGVSTVATGANQLSGRSADLLDGVQQLTQSGDGVQALSTGVTNLNTGLATLKSSVDTTLANNQQNVNDLANGLTQLNASIQAAASDSAVSTDSIEASLTSIAASAQAIINNNQDARAAALASVQGTSAYQGLSSEAKAEIDAAVGASQAGSDQSAQAILSEVDTMRASLETIKGASQTKLSQLEGASNQVLPQAANMINGLYNGLSTVSAGLGSASGGANQLVAGVDTLNEKLTTGATQLEQGVTSYTNVVSQLSEGTSSLASKNPDLLANTTKLANGAAQLTDKSPELTSSFGKLADGTNQLASGTGKLADGSSALTDNLSKLTVGTSDLSNGLTDAGDKLSAVSTKEDNAKTLADPLTLSKTDENKVEKNGIGMAPYMISVALFVAAISTNIIFSTLPSGQEPRTKRDWLKARIEVNGVISVVAGVLVYGAVHLIGLSANHEWATLGLIVLASMTFMALVTALVTWDSKLGAFASLILLLLQLASSAGTYPLELTSKIFQVINPWLPMSYSVSGLRQTISMNGQIGTQVLFLACVLVLFMALGTLVYRTDKNG, encoded by the coding sequence ATGTTAAGAGAATGGAAAGCTATTTTAAAAAAGCCGACTTTTATCATCGTGATGTTAGGAGTCTCTTTGATTCCTGCCTTGTATAATGTTATTTTCTTGAGCTCCATGTGGGATCCGTATGGAAAGGTATCGGACTTGCCAGTGGCGGTCGTCAATCAGGATAAAGCTGTAACTGCTAGTGGCAAGACCTTGTCTATAGGCGAGGATGTTGTTTCCAGCCTCAAGGAAAATAAAAATCTGGATTTTCATTTCGTCAGTAAAGAAGATGCTCAAAATGGTCTGGAAAAGGGTGATTACTACATGGTTGTGACGCTTCCAAGTGATTTATCTGAACGTGCAGCCAGTATTTTGACTGATAATCCTCAGCAAATGAAGATTGACTATCAAACGTCTAGCGGCCACAGTTTTATTGCTGGTAAAATGAGTGATTCAGCAATGGCTTCTTTGAAGCAGACGGTGGCGAAAAATGTGACGGATACTTATACAAGCGCCATATTTAAGAATATGGGAGACCTAAAAACTGGCTTGGTGAAGGCATCCGATGGTGCTCAGCAATTAGCATCTGGCAGTCAACAACTAGGTTCAGGAAGTCAGACAATTGCAGATAACTTAAGAACTCTGAATCAAGCTACGAGCAAATTATCGTCCGGTGCAGCTCAATTTAATACAGGACTACAGACTTATACTGGGAGTGTCGCACAAGTATCGTCTGGACTGGGTAGTTTGTCAAACGGGATAAACACTTATGCAAATGGTGTAAGTACTGTGGCCACAGGTGCAAATCAGCTGTCGGGTCGATCAGCAGATTTATTGGATGGAGTCCAACAGCTCACCCAGTCAGGAGATGGAGTTCAGGCCTTATCGACAGGTGTGACAAACCTGAATACTGGCTTGGCCACATTAAAGTCATCGGTAGATACTACCTTAGCTAACAATCAGCAAAATGTGAATGATTTAGCAAATGGTTTGACACAGTTGAATGCTAGTATTCAAGCCGCAGCAAGTGACTCTGCAGTGTCAACAGACAGCATTGAAGCTTCACTGACTAGCATAGCAGCATCCGCTCAAGCCATTATCAATAACAATCAGGATGCCAGGGCTGCAGCTTTGGCAAGTGTCCAAGGGACCAGTGCTTATCAAGGGCTTTCTAGTGAGGCTAAGGCTGAGATTGATGCAGCAGTCGGTGCTAGTCAAGCGGGAAGTGACCAATCTGCTCAGGCAATTTTATCAGAAGTTGATACGATGAGGGCTTCTCTTGAAACGATAAAAGGGGCTAGTCAAACAAAACTTAGTCAGTTAGAAGGTGCATCAAATCAAGTTCTGCCACAGGCAGCTAACATGATCAATGGCCTTTATAATGGCTTATCAACGGTGAGCGCAGGTCTCGGTTCAGCAAGTGGAGGAGCCAATCAACTAGTCGCAGGTGTAGATACCCTAAATGAGAAACTAACGACTGGCGCGACACAATTGGAACAAGGGGTGACAAGTTATACCAATGTAGTCAGTCAGCTATCTGAGGGAACATCAAGTTTGGCAAGTAAGAACCCTGATTTGCTAGCAAATACAACAAAATTAGCAAATGGGGCAGCACAATTAACAGATAAATCGCCAGAATTGACCTCTAGTTTCGGGAAATTAGCAGATGGGACCAATCAATTAGCGAGCGGAACAGGGAAGCTAGCTGATGGCAGCAGTGCTTTAACAGATAATCTCTCTAAACTTACTGTGGGAACGAGTGATTTGTCCAATGGCCTCACGGATGCAGGCGATAAATTGTCGGCTGTTTCAACCAAGGAAGACAATGCAAAAACTCTGGCAGATCCTCTGACACTGAGCAAGACAGATGAGAACAAGGTAGAGAAAAACGGCATTGGGATGGCGCCTTATATGATTTCAGTAGCTTTATTTGTGGCGGCTATTTCAACCAACATCATCTTTAGTACACTTCCATCGGGTCAAGAACCTAGGACGAAACGAGATTGGTTGAAGGCCCGTATAGAGGTAAATGGAGTAATTTCCGTCGTGGCGGGTGTTTTGGTCTATGGTGCTGTGCACTTGATAGGCTTATCTGCTAACCATGAGTGGGCAACCCTTGGTTTGATTGTCCTAGCCAGCATGACCTTTATGGCTCTTGTGACCGCTTTGGTTACTTGGGATAGCAAGCTCGGCGCCTTTGCCTCTCTGATTCTCTTGCTCTTACAGCTGGCTTCTAGTGCAGGAACCTATCCGCTGGAGCTGACTAGTAAGATTTTCCAAGTTATCAACCCTTGGCTGCCAATGAGCTATTCTGTATCGGGCTTACGCCAAACGATTTCTATGAACGGCCAAATTGGCACTCAGGTGCTCTTCCTTGCTTGTGTTTTAGTTCTTTTCATGGCGCTTGGTACTCTGGTCTATCGAACAGATAAAAACGGATAG